The Lolium rigidum isolate FL_2022 chromosome 1, APGP_CSIRO_Lrig_0.1, whole genome shotgun sequence region AGTTGTGTGACCCCCAGTGCCATTTACTCCAACAAGAACATACAAGATTACACACTTGAACCCTTCTACTGCTACGTGGCGTAAGAAATCATAATAATGTACTTATGGCTTGTTTAATTTGGCTCCCGTGAATTAATTCCCACAATTGAGGACTTAACAATTTATTTTTAGAGATGTAAGTGTTTGGCTGGCACAAGACTTGCAAGTATAAACCCTAATGTGCTCATGCAAGCCCTAGATGCTAATGAACTCAAATTTTTTAAGATTCACCTAAATACCTACCTAGGGAActgatgatccacaagtataggggatcgcaacagtcttcgcgggaagtaaaacccaatttattgattcgacacaaggggagacaaagaatacttgaaagccttaacagcggagttgtcaattcagctcgcactgaaacggacttgctcgcaagaNNNNNNNNNNNNNNNNNNNNNNNNNNNNNNNNNNNNNNNNNNNNNNNNNNNNNNNNNNNNNNNNNNNNNNNNNNNNNNNNNNNNNNNNNNNNNNNNNNNNCTAtaaaccgttactactcgataaactctgcgAGCAAGTCCGTGCCTGTGTGCAatggaattgacaactccgcctcgttaaggctttcaagtattcttttgtctcccttgtgtcgaatcaataaattgggttttacttccgcgaagcgagcaagtctgtttccagtgcgagctgaattgacaactccgctgttaaggctttcaagtattctttgtctccccttgtgtcgaatcaataaattgggttttacttcccgcgaagactgttgcgatcccctatacttgtgggtcatcagccgccgccaatcccatctcgggggattcaggagatcgcctccggcaccctgccggagcggggaatcatcaccggagggctctacatcaccatgcccgcctccggactgatgcgtgagtagttcatccttggactatgggtccatagcagtagctagatggttttcttctcctcttgtgctatcaagtttagatcttgtgagctgcctatcatgatcaagatcgtctatttgtaatgctacatgttgtgtttgttgggatccgatgaatattgaatactatgtcaagttgattatcaatctatcatatatgtgttgtttatgttcttgcatgctctccgttgctagtagaggctctggccaagttgatacttgtgactccaagagggagtatttatgctcgatagtgggttcatgcctccattgaatctaggacagtgacagaaagttctaaggttgtggatgtgctgttgccactagggataaaacatcgatgctttgtctaaggatatctgtgtcgattacattacgcgcagtacttaatgcaattgtcttttgtttgcaacttaatactggaaggggtgcggatgctaacccgaaggtggactttttaggcatagatgcatgctggatagcggtctatgttatttgtcgtaatgccctaattaaatctcatagtagtcatcatgatatatgtatgtgcatctctatttgtcaattgcccaactgtaatttgttcacccaacatgctagttatcttattggagagacaccactagtgaactgtggacctcggtccattcttttacatctgaaatacaatctactgcaatctctgttctctgttgttttctacaagcaaacatcattctccacaccatacgtttaatcctttgttttcagcaagccggtgagattgacaacctcactgttaagttggggcaaagtattgtgattgtgttgtgcaggttccacgttggcgccggaatccctggtgttgcgccgcactacactcctccaccaacaaccttcacgtgaccttcatctcctactagttcgataaccttggtttcttactgagggaaaacttgctgctgtacgcatcacaccttcctcttggggttcccaacagacatgtgcttcacgcgctatcactggcgcttcggcatcttgttaataggttagtgccggaaaatgcataaaaatgatgtaaagtgtatataaaacatgtgagtattgtcatataactagcatgaaacataagaaattatagatacgtttgagacgtatcaagcatccccaagcttagttcctactcgccctcgagtaggtaaacgataacaaggataatttctgaaggcaACTGAGATTGCAGCACGATGGGTTCCTCCCCCATCGGGTAGCTGCAAAATAAGCTTCGACGCTATGGTTGCGAAGACGGCGAACAAGGGTGTAGTGGGGGCAGTCTGCCAATCCGATCAGGGCCTCTACCTGGATGCGACGACTATGGTATTCGAAGGCATCACACAACCGACGATTTTGGAGGCACTAGTGTGTCGAGAGGGACTCGCTCTCCAGGCTGATCTAAATATCCAGAATTGTTGCATCACCTTGGATTGTTTGGAGGTCGTAAATGGGCTGCATGGTTAGAACGTACGTGTTTTCGGTCATGTCTTGAGGGAGATCAGAGTAGAATTTGATGCGCATGATGCAGTATGTTTGGGCATGAGAATAGGAGATCCAACGACGAGACCCATTCCTTCGCGCGCCTAGCTACCActcttagggcatcttcaacggggcgacACATTTCAGACGTCCAAATTGTCCGCGCATGTTCGTTTGGCGTCGCTTGGCGGACGCGAATTTGACAGTTtttgtccgcgtgtccgtttgcgcctGGGGGTGCCTCCAGTGGTCCGACGCATTTGCGCGTCAGCATAAATTGGGATGTTTGAAAACAATGAAATAAACGGTTTGAATGAAGTCTTAGTTATTACATCATATttttttaaaagtctacatgaaaataagatggtattcctctaggcatTGTCTTCATGGTcagccaatgcccactgatgctcaatcccaTCCGTCTGTAGGCATATGCACACgatctcgtcagtgacttctacattcatatgcagatagtcCTCCTAGGATAACGCCCCAGGGTCGCAgtctctgacgccccgtagaatgaccatgaacaggtCTCTTGACATCCTATACCGGCGTTGGAACAATTTTTCCGGGAACATCGGATTGGTGCGGTCGAAGTAGTCCGCGTGGAGCCGGAGGTGCCCTTCCACTctattgcgcggcaggttttttggCTGGCATTGTACTCGTGAAGGATGGATGTTGCAATAGTAGCCATTGTCTACGTCGACTGATCAGACTCcttgtcggaagaggagtcaatgaTCACCGCGCgaaacttgtccaacatctgccacatgtctaTCTGCGTGGGTAGGAACCGCGGATCAATGACCGCGCACAATACCaccgaaaacacgagtaagaaacctaccgacgcaattgaccgaacaggtcatgGCCGGCGAGGCCAGGCGGTGCAACCGACAAAGTTTGGCCCCCAAACAGGCGACAGGTGCGCGCCAGAGCCTAGCCCGATTGAGATCCTGTCCTCCAGCGCGGCGATGACCGAGTCGACGGCGTGTACTGCGGCGTGTGGGCttagggtggtggcgtcgcactagggcagtaaAGAAGGGGAAAATGAAGCAAATCGAAGCCATCGATTTCGCTGCCCCTGacgtgcgggaccgggtaagaaaaggagtacgctcggcgcgaccgcgtagcgtccgccgagacgcaaacctgccacatatttgggctaggtttgcatCGCCGCGGACGACCCATtcaatttgcgtcgcgccgctggagtagGGTCCTGACACATTTTCAGCCTGCGCGAAGCTAACGCTCGCTCAGCATCCGTCGCCCCATTGTAGATGCCCTTAGTGTAGGCAGTCATGTTTGGTTTCTTGCCCCAACTGATGGGCTCAACATTCCTGTAAACTTAGGATTCTATGAATAAAGATGCAAGGCAGttctcaatttttttttctaaaatcagAATAGTACACCAAAACACCTAAATCATCTACGAGTAAAATTTAAATCAACTACACCTTAATCAACCACTACTCCCGTAATATTTCTTTGTTTCACCATCACGGTAATCATAAGTGTTGGCAGAAATCACATCACACATGTGTTGAAGATTCTTTGTCCAAAAGTAGGGGTAGTTGGGGCACCAGGCGAACACATGCATAGCAACAGAGGCAGCCAACCCTGAGGGCAATTCCGCCATGCTACCCAAAACCAGAAAGTGCCACCGCACGCCTAGGCAAAAGCGGCCAAAAATTAAAGCGAGCGCGCGGGCGACCACAAGAGCTCCTGCCTCGCCACGTCACCGATCCGCGTGCCCCCACGCTTCCAACGGTCCGATCACGCCGACCCGAGCAATCCCATCCGTCCGTGTCACGCCTGTGATCAGCTGACTCACTCTCACTCCCACACTCTCGACACGCATCACTCATCCGGAGCACCaggagaaggaaaaaagaaacataaaaaagaGGAAGCCAGCCCTTCCTGCCTCCTCTGCATTTCTTATCTATCCTGATCCAAATCCACCTCCCTGCGCACAGCACACACCTCCTCTCCCCCACCCCTGCCCTCCTCCCAGCTGCTCCGCCATGGCCACCGAGGAAGTCGCCAAGCCGGCCCCGCTCCCGCCGTATCCCGAGGTACTCCACACGATCCCTGCCCTGCCGTTTCTCCCGGTGTTTTTCGTTTTCTTGATCTGACGCCGATTTCCAAGAATATTACTGCGCTGGCTCCACACGGAGCTGGATCTTTGACGCCGCTCTGTTTCCGTGGAGCGCAGATGATACTGGCGGCCATCGAGGCGCTGAACGAGAAGGCCGGGTCCAACAAGTCGGCCATCTCCAAGCACATCGAGGGCAAGTACGGCGACATGCCGCCGACGCACGGCTCGCTCCTCACGGCGCACCTGGCGCGCATGAAGGAGTCCGGCGAGCTCATCTTCCTCAAGAACAACTACTTCCGCGCCGACGCGCCAGATGCGCCGCCCAAGCGGGGCCGCGGCCGCCCGCCCAAGGACCCCAACGCGCCGCCCAAGACTCCCACCACCTCGCCGCGCCCCCGCGGCCGCCCGCCCAAGGCCAAGGACCCCGAAGCCGAAGCCGCCAACCCGCCCAAGAAGCCCAAGACCGCCCCTGCCCCTGCCCCTGCGGCCGACGGATCCACCCCCGCCAAGCGCGGCCGCGGCCGTCCCCCCAAGGTACGCCCCGCCGAGCCGACGGCGGCCTGACCCTCCACTGTCCGCCGCTCGCCGCGCGCTCTGGGGCGCGGCTCTTGGTGTCTCCGGATTATTATTCGTGCGCTTGTTGATCTAGGGTTCAGTTGCTCTCTTCTTCTGCATCTAGTCAGTACCTCTAATTGTCCGTGCCTGCTGCGCTCCTAGTGTCGATTGATGGAGTAATTAGGAGGGTTCCATCTGTCGCTGTCGTGGACCTAGTGTTTCCTACTGCTGCTCATCTAGTGCTCTTGTTGTAAGCTAAGATTAATTAGGATTGATAGTGTGCTGATTATTCAGCTAATGTGGATCCATTTGTACAATTCATGTCTGTGTGATTGGTGACTGTTCCAGTTAGTGATTGTGTCATGTCATAATCAGTGACTGTACCACCTGCTGCTCCTTTTCCCTTGTGCTGAAATGTGCCTTTTTGCTTTGGCCCAGAGGTTTTTGTGAAAATGCTTAGAGGCCATTTGGATTACCATAGTTTTTTTTTGTAGGAGTTTTAGAGATGGAAACCAGAAATGTAGACCCAGCTACACATAGCTCGGTCtttgaaaaaaattcaaagtCGCCAGTTTAAAGGTTTAAAACATTCTAAAATATATCTACATGTCAACAATGTTTGTGTTCTCCACCTTGTAA contains the following coding sequences:
- the LOC124675888 gene encoding HMG-Y-related protein A-like: MATEEVAKPAPLPPYPEMILAAIEALNEKAGSNKSAISKHIEGKYGDMPPTHGSLLTAHLARMKESGELIFLKNNYFRADAPDAPPKRGRGRPPKDPNAPPKTPTTSPRPRGRPPKAKDPEAEAANPPKKPKTAPAPAPAADGSTPAKRGRGRPPKVRPAEPTAA